One stretch of Astatotilapia calliptera chromosome 3, fAstCal1.2, whole genome shotgun sequence DNA includes these proteins:
- the LOC113018845 gene encoding uncharacterized protein LOC113018845, whose product MSRLTLAHSLVQPESYSPVTENHVILVNETSNLCVHCRSPVEINVAKMGNSETKKRTTADYTGPQSNQARVKRSLTLNPQKRKQSVRLKNRPASIDGSTGLWDGFDPSRRRYLETDLDLYHELQNHLENARRRMRDKGKKDVSGGLDANLVTGEEKCYDPNDTTLTFVEGEDDMDFEGRDYKSLRARMSCGHSVTPMSLTSWCHHLLDQGESRFVCGQPDCNAEWSHEEVCKMALLTPAEIKYFEKKMLSSTVMNYLEVSDVTASRGKS is encoded by the exons ATGTCGCGCCTCACTTTGGCACACAGTCTTGTGCAACCGGAGAGTTACAGCCCCGTAACtgaaaatcacgtgattttaGTAAATGAAACCAGTAACCTGTGTGTCCATTGCCGCTCACCTGTGGAGATAAACGTGGCAAAGATGGGCAACAgcgagacaaagaaaagaacgACCGCAGACTACACAGGACCCCAGAGCAACCAAGCGAGAGTTAAAAGGAGCTTAACTTTAAATCCTCAGAAGAGAAAACAGTCCGTCCGACTGAAAAACCGCCCTGCTAGTATAGATGGAAGCACCGGGCTTTGGGATGGTTTTGATCCCTCAAGGCGCAGATACTTGGAAACTGACCTGGACCTTTACCACGAACTGCAGAACCATCTGGAAAATGCACGGCGGAGGATGAGAGATAAGGGCAAAAAAGACGTTTCTGGAGGTCTGGACGCCAATTTGGTGACTGGAGAGGAGAAATGTTACGACCCAAACGACACCACCCTTACATTTGTTGAAGGAGAAGATGATATGGACT TTGAGGGCAGAGATTATAAATCTCTGAGAGCCCGGATGTCCTGCGGTCATTCTGTCACCCCCATGTCTCTCACCAGCTGGTGTCACCATTTGTTGGACCAG GGTGAGAGCCGATTTGTGTGCGGCCAGCCTGACTGCAATGCTGAGTGGTCACATGAAGAGGTCTGTAAAATGGCTCTTCTGACTCCTGCAGAAATCAAATACTTTGAAAAAAAGATGCTCAGCAGCACTGTCATGAATTACCTGGAGGTCAGTGATGTAACAGCAAGCCGTGGGAAATCGTGA